In the Chlorobium limicola DSM 245 genome, one interval contains:
- a CDS encoding bifunctional ADP-dependent NAD(P)H-hydrate dehydratase/NAD(P)H-hydrate epimerase, with protein sequence MLPVVTAAEMMRADSAAIDDLQVGAIRLMELAGARTSDLVRELIEKENISGSSFLVVCGKGNNGGDGLVLARHLLNHGAEVDILLLYPETDLSPINRNTLDTLCGYQALSGRLRIFHGHAEALPFVRDTHYEVLIDAILGTGLKLRRQLSSPLCEGIDLLNGIHDRAGSPLIALDIPSGLDATSGVAAERCVLADMTVSMAFLKTGFFFNDGPLHCGELRIADISIPEFLIAPSACRLTDKEYAAEHFILREPEGAKHQSGKVLIVAGSQSDNASMLGAAMLAVKAALKTGAGYVCAAIPIAAAGVLHSYAPEAVVIAQEMDAILEKAGWADAVLIGCGLGRDPKTVDFIRELLRKPEITGCKLVLDADALFALSGVALPASGIDFANTILTPHYGEFSRLCGHTADEIALNALVLATDFARLNRVNLLLKGHPTLIVGGEEGLMLNDSGTEALSTAGSGDILAGMIAAIAAKGAEILDAGAAAAWFHGRAGDLANDISSLVSANDILNAIPEAVQEIFSLEE encoded by the coding sequence ATGCTTCCAGTAGTGACCGCGGCAGAAATGATGAGAGCAGACAGTGCCGCTATAGACGATCTCCAGGTCGGAGCGATACGGCTTATGGAACTTGCCGGAGCCCGTACATCGGATCTCGTCAGGGAACTTATCGAAAAAGAAAATATCTCCGGCAGCAGTTTTCTTGTAGTCTGCGGCAAGGGCAACAATGGCGGCGACGGTCTGGTACTTGCCCGTCATCTGCTGAACCACGGCGCGGAAGTCGATATCCTGCTGCTCTACCCGGAAACGGATTTATCCCCGATCAACCGCAATACTCTTGACACTCTCTGTGGCTACCAAGCCCTGAGCGGACGTCTGCGGATCTTTCATGGTCACGCTGAGGCCCTGCCTTTCGTCAGGGATACACACTATGAAGTTCTGATCGATGCGATACTCGGTACCGGGCTGAAACTCCGCCGACAACTCTCATCACCGCTATGCGAAGGTATTGATCTGCTGAACGGCATCCATGACCGTGCCGGGTCGCCACTCATAGCACTCGATATTCCTTCAGGTCTCGATGCGACATCCGGCGTTGCCGCCGAAAGGTGCGTTCTTGCCGATATGACGGTTTCCATGGCTTTTCTGAAAACTGGATTTTTTTTCAATGACGGTCCACTCCACTGCGGAGAGCTCCGTATCGCCGACATATCGATCCCGGAATTTCTGATCGCCCCTTCAGCCTGCCGTTTAACCGATAAAGAGTATGCCGCGGAACATTTTATTCTGAGAGAGCCTGAGGGTGCAAAGCACCAGAGCGGAAAGGTGCTTATTGTCGCCGGATCGCAATCCGATAACGCTTCTATGCTTGGAGCGGCAATGCTTGCCGTTAAAGCCGCACTCAAAACCGGTGCCGGATATGTGTGTGCGGCCATCCCCATTGCCGCTGCGGGCGTGCTGCATTCCTATGCGCCGGAAGCAGTCGTCATTGCCCAGGAGATGGACGCCATCCTCGAAAAAGCCGGATGGGCAGATGCTGTGCTGATCGGATGCGGACTTGGAAGGGATCCGAAAACTGTAGATTTCATTCGCGAGCTGCTCCGGAAACCCGAAATAACAGGCTGTAAACTCGTGCTTGACGCCGATGCGCTCTTTGCCCTTTCCGGTGTTGCCCTGCCTGCATCCGGAATCGATTTCGCCAATACCATACTGACGCCGCATTACGGAGAATTCAGCCGGCTTTGCGGCCATACGGCAGACGAGATTGCTCTGAACGCGCTTGTGCTCGCGACTGATTTTGCACGGCTAAACAGGGTCAATCTGCTGCTCAAGGGCCATCCAACTCTGATTGTCGGTGGCGAGGAGGGGCTTATGCTTAACGACTCGGGCACTGAAGCGCTCTCTACCGCCGGCTCCGGAGATATCCTGGCCGGGATGATTGCAGCGATTGCTGCAAAAGGAGCCGAAATACTCGACGCAGGAGCGGCGGCGGCCTGGTTTCACGGCAGGGCTGGAGATCTGGCAAATGACATTTCCAGCCTGGTATCGGCAAACGACATCCTCAATGCCATACCTGAAGCTGTGCAGGAAATTTTTTCCCTGGAGGAGTAA
- the purL gene encoding phosphoribosylformylglycinamidine synthase subunit PurL: MKLTEPEVALQLALEHGLNTEEYQKILDILKRTPTFTELGIFSVMWSEHCSYKNSIAVLKTLPRDGGALLTGAGEENAGLVDIGDNLAVAFKIESHNHPSAVEPYQGAATGVGGIHRDIFTMGARPVASLNSLRFGSPKDPRVRYLVDGVVRGIGDYGNSFGVPTVGGEIYFEECYTGNPLVNAMSVGIVEHHKTVSATAKGEGNPVLIVGSSTGRDGIHGATFASEDLSEASEDKRPSVQVGDPFAEKLLLEATLEAIATGYVVGLQDMGAAGLTSSTSEMSARGIEKTGRGGIDIDLDLVPAREEGMSAYEIMLSESQERMLIVAEKGFEERIIEVYRKWDVQAVVIGTVTSDNQIRIRQHGRIVAEIPAESLVLGGGAPVYIRDAVEKKPATPVARLIGDKHLDLHALSLALLSRPSIASKQWVYRQYDSMVQTNTITPTGTSDAAVIRVKGSRKGLAMKTDCNARYVYLNPLKGGKIAVAECARNIACSGAKPLAITNCLNFGNPYKPDVYFQFKTSVEGMGEACRAFNTPVTGGNVSFYNETSIGGERTAIYPTPTIGMIGLLDDIDTVVGSTYQHVGDAILLFGDPELSLEGSEYLVMQYDTPGQDAPDIDLRHEKNLQELLVALASKKLLHSAHDISDGGLLVALAEKAIMNTDKPLGFDIDIENAAIHPFHIQQQLFSEAQGRVLVSIAPESAKEVIEEAVLFNVPVRVIGKVTEKDAAIAINGRTALSFSNEELVEAYFNALEQALHLDEL; the protein is encoded by the coding sequence ATGAAACTCACTGAACCAGAAGTCGCCCTGCAGCTTGCCCTTGAGCATGGCCTGAATACCGAAGAGTATCAGAAAATCCTCGATATTCTCAAGAGAACCCCGACGTTCACCGAGCTTGGCATATTCTCGGTCATGTGGTCGGAACACTGCAGTTACAAAAACTCTATCGCCGTTCTGAAAACGCTGCCGAGAGACGGCGGTGCGCTGCTGACCGGAGCCGGCGAGGAGAATGCCGGTCTTGTCGATATTGGTGACAACCTTGCCGTCGCCTTCAAGATAGAATCGCATAACCACCCGTCCGCCGTCGAGCCCTATCAGGGCGCGGCAACCGGCGTCGGCGGCATCCATCGCGATATTTTCACTATGGGAGCAAGACCTGTCGCATCCCTGAATTCTCTGCGTTTCGGCTCACCCAAAGATCCCAGGGTCCGCTACCTTGTTGACGGCGTTGTGCGGGGAATCGGCGATTACGGGAACTCGTTCGGCGTGCCGACCGTGGGAGGAGAAATCTACTTCGAAGAGTGTTATACCGGAAATCCCCTGGTCAACGCCATGTCGGTAGGAATTGTCGAACACCATAAAACTGTCAGCGCGACGGCAAAAGGCGAAGGCAATCCGGTGCTGATCGTTGGTTCGTCAACCGGACGGGACGGCATTCACGGAGCGACATTCGCTTCCGAAGATCTCAGCGAAGCTTCCGAAGACAAGCGCCCAAGCGTGCAGGTTGGCGATCCTTTTGCAGAAAAACTGCTGCTTGAGGCTACGCTTGAAGCCATCGCTACCGGCTATGTTGTCGGACTGCAGGACATGGGTGCAGCAGGACTGACAAGCTCGACTTCGGAAATGAGTGCACGGGGAATTGAAAAAACCGGCCGAGGCGGCATCGACATCGACCTGGATCTGGTTCCGGCCCGCGAAGAAGGAATGAGTGCTTATGAAATCATGCTTTCCGAATCACAGGAAAGGATGCTTATCGTAGCGGAAAAAGGTTTCGAGGAGCGGATTATCGAGGTGTATCGCAAATGGGATGTTCAGGCCGTCGTAATCGGAACCGTTACCTCCGACAATCAGATCAGGATAAGGCAGCATGGCAGGATCGTTGCCGAAATTCCGGCCGAATCACTGGTGCTTGGCGGCGGGGCTCCGGTCTATATCAGGGATGCGGTGGAAAAAAAGCCGGCAACGCCGGTTGCCAGGCTGATCGGCGACAAACATCTTGACCTGCACGCGCTTTCGCTTGCCCTGCTTTCACGGCCAAGCATAGCCAGCAAGCAGTGGGTCTACCGTCAGTACGACTCCATGGTTCAGACCAATACCATTACCCCAACCGGAACTTCCGATGCTGCCGTGATACGGGTGAAGGGATCAAGGAAGGGTCTTGCCATGAAAACCGACTGCAACGCCCGGTACGTTTACCTGAACCCTCTGAAGGGCGGTAAAATCGCCGTTGCCGAGTGCGCAAGAAACATTGCCTGCTCCGGAGCAAAGCCTCTGGCCATAACGAACTGCCTGAACTTCGGCAATCCCTACAAACCGGATGTCTATTTCCAGTTCAAAACATCTGTAGAAGGAATGGGTGAAGCCTGCAGGGCATTCAATACCCCGGTAACCGGAGGGAATGTCAGCTTTTATAATGAAACGTCGATCGGAGGGGAACGCACAGCCATCTACCCCACCCCCACCATCGGTATGATCGGACTGCTCGATGATATCGACACGGTTGTGGGATCAACCTATCAGCATGTCGGCGATGCGATTCTGTTGTTCGGTGATCCCGAACTTTCCCTCGAGGGTTCGGAATATCTGGTCATGCAGTACGATACGCCGGGACAGGATGCTCCGGATATCGATCTGCGGCACGAAAAGAATCTTCAGGAACTGCTTGTGGCTCTGGCATCGAAAAAACTGCTTCATTCGGCTCACGACATTTCCGATGGCGGATTGCTGGTGGCTCTTGCCGAGAAGGCCATTATGAATACAGACAAGCCGCTCGGTTTTGACATCGACATTGAAAATGCCGCGATCCATCCTTTCCATATCCAGCAACAGCTCTTCTCCGAAGCTCAGGGACGGGTGCTGGTGAGCATTGCGCCGGAATCAGCCAAAGAGGTCATAGAAGAAGCCGTGCTTTTCAATGTACCGGTACGGGTTATCGGCAAAGTAACCGAAAAGGATGCGGCAATAGCCATCAACGGCCGAACCGCGCTCTCCTTTAGCAACGAAGAACTTGTCGAGGCGTATTTCAATGCGCTCGAGCAGGCCCTGCATCTCGACGAACTGTAA
- the secA gene encoding preprotein translocase subunit SecA, whose product MLKIFEKIFGSKHDKDIKKIQPVIQRINELQLSFQSLSDDGLKEMGLQLRSTARGALRPLEEKKQELLSKLSTPDIPLEEADRINDELDTLSEEYEKATVSVLEEILPDTFALVKDTCRRLKGHVYTVMGHDMTWDMVPYDVQLIGGMVLHSGRISEMATGEGKTLVSTLPIFLNALTGRGVHVVTVNDYLAQRDKEWMTPVFEYHGLSVGVILNTMHPFERREQYRCDITYGTNNEFGFDYLRDNMAGSVEEMVQRDFYFAIVDEVDSVLIDEARTPLIISGPVPNADNSKFQEIKPWIDQLVRNQQQLVASYLTDAEKILKTKPGDFDAGLALLRVKRGQPKNSRFIKMLSQQGLAKLVQGTENEFLKDNASRMHEVDDELFYAVDEKAGTIDLTDKGRDFLSRLSHQDSDIFLLPDVGSEIAIIESNASLSAAEKVKQKDAVYRLFADRSERLHNISQLLKAFSLFERDDEYVVQDGKVMIVDEFTGRILPGRRYSDGLHQAIEAKENVRIEGETQTMATITIQNFFRLYKKLAGMTGTAETEASEFYEIYKLDVVVIPTNRPIVRKDMDDLVYKTRREKYNAVVEKVEELQKKGQPVLVGTASVEVSETLSRMLRGKRIAHSVLNAKQHDREAEIVAAAGQKGAVTIATNMAGRGTDIKLGSGVRELGGLFILGSERHESRRIDRQLRGRAGRQGDPGESVFFVSLEDELMRLFGSERVISVMDRLGHEEGDVIEHTMITKSIERAQKKVEEQNFAIRKRLLEYDDVLNQQRDVIYTRRKNGLQKERLTSDIFDLLRDYCDMVVKKYEKAFDPEELEERLLRELSVEFRPESGLFDREGAKGIADKLYETALAFYSRKEKEIPEEIMGQIEKYAVLSVIDKKWREHLREIDSLREGINLRAYGQKDPLLEYKQEAFRLFVVLLQEIELETLSLAFKLFPVNPDEAREIEARQKKEALRQEKLVAQHQAAESIYQHIEESGTSNADNAGDNGPQTVIAEKKPGRNDLCPCGSGKKYKNCHGQQP is encoded by the coding sequence ATGCTGAAAATTTTTGAGAAGATATTCGGATCAAAGCACGATAAGGACATAAAGAAAATACAGCCTGTTATCCAGCGAATCAACGAGCTGCAGCTCTCCTTTCAGTCGCTTTCTGACGACGGATTAAAGGAAATGGGGCTTCAGCTGCGCAGTACGGCTCGCGGCGCCTTACGCCCTCTGGAGGAGAAAAAACAGGAACTGCTCTCAAAGCTGAGCACCCCGGATATTCCCCTTGAAGAGGCCGACAGGATCAACGACGAACTCGATACCCTTTCTGAGGAGTATGAAAAAGCAACCGTATCGGTGCTCGAGGAAATTCTTCCGGATACATTCGCCCTGGTAAAAGACACCTGCCGCCGTTTGAAAGGGCATGTTTACACCGTGATGGGGCATGATATGACATGGGATATGGTACCTTACGACGTGCAGCTTATCGGCGGCATGGTCCTCCATTCAGGCCGCATATCCGAAATGGCTACCGGTGAAGGCAAAACCCTTGTCTCTACACTTCCGATATTTCTCAATGCGTTGACAGGCCGAGGTGTACATGTCGTTACGGTGAACGACTATCTGGCACAGCGCGACAAAGAGTGGATGACGCCGGTATTCGAGTATCACGGCCTGAGCGTAGGTGTCATTCTCAACACCATGCACCCGTTCGAACGCCGTGAGCAGTATCGGTGCGATATTACGTACGGCACCAATAACGAATTCGGTTTTGACTACCTCCGCGACAACATGGCAGGCAGCGTCGAAGAGATGGTACAGCGCGATTTCTATTTCGCCATTGTCGATGAGGTGGACAGCGTCCTGATCGATGAAGCCAGAACCCCGCTGATTATTTCCGGTCCGGTACCCAATGCCGACAACAGCAAGTTTCAGGAAATCAAGCCATGGATCGATCAGCTTGTCCGCAACCAGCAGCAACTCGTGGCATCGTATCTGACCGATGCGGAAAAAATTCTTAAAACGAAACCGGGCGATTTCGATGCCGGGCTTGCACTCCTGAGAGTCAAAAGGGGCCAGCCGAAAAACAGCCGATTCATCAAAATGCTCTCGCAACAGGGTCTGGCAAAGCTGGTGCAGGGCACGGAAAACGAGTTTCTCAAGGACAATGCCAGTCGCATGCACGAAGTCGATGACGAACTCTTCTATGCCGTTGATGAAAAAGCCGGCACTATCGATCTGACCGATAAGGGCCGGGATTTTCTAAGCCGCCTGAGCCATCAGGACAGCGACATCTTTCTCCTTCCGGATGTCGGGTCGGAAATTGCCATTATAGAGAGCAATGCCTCGCTCTCCGCCGCAGAGAAAGTCAAACAGAAGGATGCAGTTTACCGGCTCTTTGCCGATCGTTCCGAAAGGCTGCACAACATCAGCCAGCTGCTCAAGGCATTCTCTCTTTTCGAACGTGACGACGAATATGTCGTCCAGGATGGAAAGGTGATGATTGTCGACGAATTTACCGGACGAATTCTGCCGGGCCGACGCTACAGTGATGGTCTGCATCAGGCTATCGAAGCCAAGGAAAATGTCAGGATTGAAGGCGAAACGCAGACCATGGCGACCATCACCATACAGAATTTCTTCCGTCTTTATAAAAAGCTTGCCGGCATGACCGGTACTGCCGAAACCGAAGCCTCGGAATTCTACGAGATTTACAAGCTCGATGTAGTGGTTATTCCAACCAACAGACCGATCGTGCGCAAGGATATGGACGATCTGGTTTACAAGACCAGGAGGGAAAAGTACAATGCCGTTGTCGAGAAGGTCGAAGAGCTGCAGAAAAAGGGGCAGCCGGTACTTGTAGGAACCGCAAGCGTCGAGGTATCGGAAACCCTTTCGAGAATGCTGCGCGGCAAACGCATAGCGCACAGCGTACTGAACGCAAAACAGCATGACCGGGAAGCTGAAATCGTTGCCGCTGCAGGCCAGAAAGGTGCGGTCACCATTGCCACGAACATGGCCGGAAGAGGCACCGACATCAAGCTCGGTTCCGGCGTCCGGGAGCTTGGCGGGCTCTTCATTCTCGGGTCGGAACGGCATGAATCACGCCGTATCGACCGGCAGCTCCGCGGACGCGCTGGACGTCAGGGCGATCCCGGAGAATCGGTCTTTTTTGTTTCGCTTGAAGATGAACTGATGCGTCTGTTCGGTTCAGAACGGGTTATTTCGGTCATGGACCGACTTGGACATGAAGAGGGTGACGTCATCGAGCACACGATGATCACCAAATCGATTGAAAGAGCTCAGAAAAAGGTGGAGGAGCAGAACTTTGCCATCCGGAAACGTCTTCTTGAATATGACGATGTGCTCAATCAGCAGCGCGACGTTATCTATACAAGAAGAAAAAACGGCCTTCAGAAAGAACGCCTCACAAGCGATATTTTCGATCTGCTCAGAGATTACTGCGATATGGTGGTCAAAAAATATGAAAAGGCGTTCGACCCTGAAGAACTTGAAGAACGCCTGCTCAGGGAACTTTCTGTCGAATTCCGGCCTGAAAGCGGTCTGTTTGACCGTGAAGGCGCCAAAGGCATTGCCGACAAACTCTATGAGACGGCTCTCGCCTTCTACTCGCGCAAGGAAAAGGAAATTCCCGAAGAGATCATGGGGCAAATTGAAAAATATGCCGTGCTGAGCGTCATCGATAAAAAGTGGAGGGAACATCTCAGAGAGATCGACTCTCTGCGGGAAGGCATAAACCTGCGGGCCTATGGCCAGAAAGATCCGCTGCTGGAATACAAGCAGGAGGCTTTCCGGCTGTTCGTCGTTCTTTTGCAGGAGATCGAACTCGAAACGCTTTCGTTGGCCTTCAAACTTTTTCCGGTCAATCCCGATGAAGCACGCGAAATAGAAGCACGCCAGAAAAAGGAGGCGCTTCGACAGGAAAAACTTGTTGCGCAGCATCAGGCCGCGGAAAGCATCTATCAGCATATCGAGGAATCGGGCACATCGAATGCAGACAACGCCGGCGATAATGGACCGCAAACGGTTATAGCCGAAAAAAAACCAGGGCGTAACGACCTGTGCCCCTGCGGCAGCGGAAAAAAATATAAAAACTGTCACGGCCAGCAGCCATGA
- a CDS encoding DNA glycosylase — MTDNDVLRLSYQSLLLTDIPVNIEDSLFSGQSFSWNRLSFKDNFFISVINNVPVVINQINNYFINIYTPDKFIGGIPVSEALSAYFTLDIDNGKLFDDHFIKRFPAIATLLQEYMGLKLLRQDPFETTITFMCAQGIGMALIRRQIGMLCEKYGTPCTIELMGQKHRIFRFPKPEMLAETSVLSLQACTNNNYRRALNIRRVAAAAAEGTLDFTISGSQSLSLDRIRAMLCEYDGIGPKIADCIALFSLGRFDAFPVDTHVRQYLAEWFGIRRASMSLTEKNYLRLQDEVRTILRPEVAGYAGHLLFHCWRRKVKHLRTA; from the coding sequence TTGACTGATAATGATGTTTTAAGATTGAGTTATCAATCATTATTACTTACTGATATTCCTGTTAATATTGAAGATTCTCTTTTTAGCGGACAATCTTTTTCATGGAACAGGTTATCCTTTAAAGATAATTTTTTTATCTCTGTAATCAATAATGTTCCGGTGGTTATAAATCAGATAAATAATTATTTTATAAACATTTACACGCCAGATAAATTTATAGGTGGCATACCTGTTTCTGAGGCACTAAGTGCTTATTTCACTCTGGATATTGACAACGGAAAACTGTTTGATGATCATTTTATAAAACGGTTTCCAGCAATCGCAACACTGTTGCAGGAGTATATGGGATTGAAGCTGCTCCGTCAGGATCCGTTTGAAACAACCATAACCTTCATGTGTGCTCAGGGAATCGGTATGGCGCTGATACGCCGACAGATTGGTATGCTTTGTGAGAAGTACGGCACTCCGTGTACCATCGAGTTGATGGGGCAAAAACATCGCATCTTCCGCTTTCCGAAACCGGAGATGCTTGCTGAAACCTCCGTGTTGTCGCTGCAGGCATGTACCAACAACAATTACCGGAGAGCTCTCAACATCAGGCGTGTTGCCGCGGCGGCGGCGGAAGGAACGCTTGACTTTACAATATCCGGCTCGCAATCGCTCTCCCTTGACAGGATAAGAGCGATGCTCTGTGAATATGACGGCATAGGTCCGAAAATCGCTGATTGCATCGCGCTCTTCAGCCTCGGTCGTTTCGACGCATTTCCTGTCGACACTCATGTACGTCAGTATCTGGCTGAATGGTTCGGCATTCGAAGAGCCTCAATGTCGTTGACTGAAAAAAACTATCTCAGGCTTCAGGATGAGGTACGCACCATCCTCAGGCCGGAAGTGGCCGGGTATGCCGGTCATCTGCTCTTTCATTGCTGGCGCAGAAAAGTCAAGCACCTCAGAACAGCGTGA
- a CDS encoding SDR family oxidoreductase, which yields MKRYSGTVLVVGATGKTGQWVVKRLQHYGFDYRLFVRSGEKALEKFGTEVTDRLTIGSAEHELEIVAACRHADALICALGSNVMDPEAPPPSAIDRDAVIRLATLAKAEGVKTFVLISSLAVTRPEHPLNKYGRVLDMKLAGENEVRRLFGEPGFAYTVIRPGGLLDGPPLQHRLILDTGDRITGSIDRSDVAEIAVLSIDAPEARNRTFELIRAEDAPQESLLSCFRQLN from the coding sequence ATGAAACGCTATTCGGGAACCGTGCTCGTCGTCGGCGCTACCGGAAAGACCGGCCAGTGGGTGGTAAAGCGGCTGCAGCACTACGGCTTCGATTATCGCCTTTTTGTGCGCTCCGGCGAAAAAGCCCTGGAAAAATTCGGTACGGAGGTGACTGACAGACTGACCATCGGAAGTGCGGAGCACGAGCTGGAGATTGTTGCTGCCTGCCGCCATGCGGACGCCCTCATATGCGCCCTGGGCAGTAACGTCATGGACCCGGAAGCGCCTCCGCCTTCGGCGATCGACAGGGATGCGGTTATCCGGCTCGCTACACTTGCAAAAGCAGAAGGAGTGAAAACATTCGTTCTCATCAGTTCACTTGCCGTCACCAGGCCCGAACACCCGCTCAACAAATACGGTCGGGTGCTCGACATGAAGCTGGCGGGCGAAAACGAAGTGCGGCGCCTTTTCGGAGAGCCAGGATTTGCCTATACCGTCATCCGGCCCGGAGGACTGCTTGACGGACCGCCCCTGCAGCACCGTCTGATACTCGATACCGGCGACCGGATAACCGGCTCGATAGATCGCAGCGACGTAGCAGAGATCGCCGTTCTCTCTATCGATGCTCCCGAAGCCCGAAACCGTACCTTCGAACTGATCCGTGCCGAAGATGCCCCGCAGGAGTCGCTGCTGAGCTGCTTCAGACAGCTGAACTGA
- the lipA gene encoding lipoyl synthase, which produces MNRERQKKPEWLKLKLSTGEHFAATRQLLSGLRLNTVCRSAMCPNLQECWSKGTATFMLLGSVCTRTCRFCAVDKTVLPVPPDPEEPEKIALAVKSMSLKHVVLTSVNRDDLPDGGSGHWVSSIRSIRSLNPEVSIECLVPDFDGITANADRVMQEAPEVLNHNIETVPSLYPAVRPQADYRRSLELIERAKAVFRLSTKSGMMVGMGETGDEVAASLGDLRASRCDIVTIGQYLQPTAAHLPVNRYVTPDEFEEYKNRAESLGFRHVQSGPFVRSSYHAEEFVAARHIERC; this is translated from the coding sequence ATGAACCGTGAGCGACAAAAAAAACCCGAATGGCTGAAACTGAAACTCTCGACCGGAGAGCATTTCGCCGCGACACGGCAACTGCTCTCAGGACTTCGTCTGAACACGGTCTGCCGGTCGGCAATGTGCCCCAACCTGCAGGAGTGCTGGTCGAAAGGCACGGCAACCTTTATGCTGCTCGGTTCGGTCTGCACCCGTACCTGCCGATTCTGCGCGGTAGATAAAACCGTTCTTCCGGTACCTCCGGATCCAGAGGAACCGGAAAAAATCGCCCTTGCGGTAAAGAGCATGAGCCTGAAGCATGTGGTGCTGACCAGCGTCAACCGGGACGATCTTCCCGACGGAGGCTCGGGGCATTGGGTTTCCTCCATCCGGAGCATCCGCTCCCTGAACCCTGAGGTCAGTATCGAATGCCTTGTGCCCGATTTTGACGGCATAACGGCCAACGCCGACCGCGTCATGCAGGAAGCACCTGAAGTGCTGAACCATAATATTGAAACCGTCCCGTCTCTCTACCCCGCTGTCCGCCCGCAGGCGGATTACCGAAGATCCCTGGAGCTGATCGAACGGGCCAAAGCCGTTTTCCGGCTTTCCACAAAGTCCGGAATGATGGTAGGGATGGGTGAAACCGGTGATGAAGTTGCCGCTTCGCTCGGCGATCTCAGGGCTTCACGCTGCGATATCGTAACAATCGGCCAGTACCTTCAGCCTACGGCGGCACATCTTCCGGTGAACCGTTATGTCACGCCCGATGAGTTCGAGGAGTACAAAAACAGGGCCGAATCGCTCGGCTTCAGGCATGTACAGTCCGGCCCGTTCGTAAGAAGTTCCTACCATGCCGAAGAGTTCGTGGCAGCAAGGCATATCGAGCGTTGTTGA
- a CDS encoding YgaP-like transmembrane domain, whose protein sequence is MDTNMGQVDRIIRVVIGIIVIVLGVINQNWLGAIGLIPLITPQASVSARCTRFWASKPAVTAERNTCDQRICARSSWGFLLQNRAL, encoded by the coding sequence ATGGACACGAACATGGGTCAGGTTGACCGGATTATCCGGGTTGTAATCGGCATTATCGTCATCGTTCTGGGCGTCATCAATCAGAACTGGCTGGGCGCCATAGGACTGATTCCCCTCATTACCCCGCAGGCATCGGTTTCTGCCCGCTGTACAAGATTCTGGGCATCAAAACCTGCAGTAACTGCTGAACGAAATACATGCGATCAAAGGATCTGTGCCCGGAGCTCTTGGGGATTTCTGTTGCAGAACAGAGCGCTCTGA
- a CDS encoding succinylglutamate desuccinylase/aspartoacylase family protein, which produces MNKIGLPDSFQNFHGFNIAADSQAAMREGMGTDKIPRKRLYEACLRERIQAEKPFESQVSYNNA; this is translated from the coding sequence TTGAACAAAATAGGGTTACCTGACTCTTTTCAAAATTTTCATGGTTTTAACATTGCAGCCGACAGCCAAGCTGCGATGCGGGAAGGCATGGGCACTGATAAAATACCCCGAAAGCGGCTGTATGAAGCGTGTTTGAGGGAACGGATTCAAGCTGAAAAGCCTTTTGAATCACAGGTTTCATATAATAATGCATAA
- the cysQ gene encoding 3'(2'),5'-bisphosphate nucleotidase CysQ — protein sequence MFPSPETGIAVQTALEAGELILECYGSKEIQTEYKPDNSPLTTADRNSNEIILQKLLETGLPVLSEEGVPIPYEERKEWPAFWMVDPLDGTREFLAGNGEFTVNIALIRDGHPVLGVIYAPAKEQLYFASKDEGAFFIDGARGMTASPDRLAEAARRLPFSSNPDSFRIVASRSHMDEKTLSYLERLRQNNPDLDVLRCGSSLKFCMVASGEVHSYPRFSPTMEWDTAAGHAILNASGRTLIDTLTGRELLYNKEDLQNPGFIAQ from the coding sequence ATGTTTCCTTCACCTGAAACAGGAATAGCGGTACAGACCGCTCTTGAGGCCGGAGAGCTTATCCTTGAATGCTATGGCAGTAAGGAGATTCAGACGGAGTACAAGCCGGATAACTCGCCATTGACCACTGCTGACCGGAACAGCAATGAGATTATTCTGCAGAAACTTCTCGAAACCGGTCTTCCGGTTTTAAGCGAAGAGGGGGTACCGATTCCCTACGAAGAGCGAAAGGAGTGGCCTGCTTTCTGGATGGTCGATCCCCTTGACGGGACAAGGGAGTTCCTTGCCGGAAACGGAGAGTTTACCGTCAACATAGCCCTGATCCGTGACGGACATCCGGTGCTTGGCGTTATCTATGCTCCTGCAAAAGAGCAACTCTATTTTGCGTCGAAGGACGAGGGAGCTTTCTTTATCGACGGAGCGCGTGGTATGACCGCCTCTCCGGACCGGCTTGCTGAGGCCGCACGAAGACTTCCGTTTTCGAGCAATCCCGACAGCTTCAGGATTGTCGCAAGCCGCTCCCATATGGATGAAAAAACCCTTTCGTATCTCGAACGCCTTCGGCAGAACAATCCCGATCTCGATGTGCTGCGTTGCGGAAGTTCCCTGAAGTTCTGCATGGTGGCATCCGGTGAGGTGCACAGTTATCCGCGTTTCTCTCCAACCATGGAATGGGATACCGCGGCAGGGCATGCGATTCTCAATGCTTCGGGAAGAACGCTGATCGATACCCTTACAGGCAGGGAGCTGCTCTACAACAAGGAAGACCTTCAAAATCCGGGTTTTATTGCCCAGTAA